A region from the Candidatus Eisenbacteria bacterium genome encodes:
- the dinB gene encoding DNA polymerase IV: MDRVILHVDMDSFFCSVETALDPRLRGRPVVVGGSPDSRGVVAACSYPARARGVRSGMPVARAFRLCPEAVFLPTRPSVYTQISLGVIRILTTFTDRVEPASIDESYMDLTGVSGGFSGAVRIAEKIRARIRERFRITASIGIGPTKAIAKIGSRRAKPDGVELIPPERARAILDPLPVSTLGGVGEKTARALRAVGIRTMGDLAAADGDRLQRMFGKNGDALRRLARGEELSPLVPFADSPDAKSMSHETTFSRDRAGKEELETTLLWLSERLARRLRRERLAGDVFRIKLRFPDFRTVLRSRTLPEATDDERTLFRLAREEMERHRKGKPVRLIGVGLGGLAPAAARAPELDLDRERRAYQGTLPVFDAVRDRYGEGMLRKARLL, from the coding sequence ATGGACCGCGTGATTCTGCACGTGGACATGGATTCCTTCTTCTGTTCCGTCGAAACCGCCCTCGATCCGAGGCTTCGCGGGAGGCCGGTGGTCGTGGGAGGTTCGCCGGATAGCCGAGGCGTGGTGGCGGCCTGCTCCTATCCCGCCCGCGCCCGAGGAGTCCGTTCCGGCATGCCGGTCGCCCGCGCGTTCCGCCTCTGCCCCGAGGCGGTCTTTCTGCCGACGCGCCCCAGCGTGTACACGCAGATCTCCCTCGGCGTAATCCGCATCCTGACCACATTCACCGACCGCGTGGAGCCGGCGTCGATCGACGAGTCGTACATGGATCTCACAGGCGTTTCCGGTGGGTTCTCCGGGGCGGTCCGCATCGCCGAGAAGATCCGCGCGCGGATACGCGAGAGGTTCAGGATCACCGCCTCGATCGGGATCGGGCCGACGAAGGCGATCGCCAAGATCGGTTCGCGCCGCGCCAAGCCGGACGGCGTGGAGCTGATTCCTCCGGAGAGGGCGCGCGCCATTCTCGATCCTCTCCCCGTCTCCACCCTCGGCGGCGTGGGGGAGAAGACCGCCCGCGCGCTTCGCGCCGTCGGGATCCGCACGATGGGGGATTTGGCCGCCGCCGACGGGGATCGTCTACAAAGGATGTTCGGGAAGAACGGCGATGCGCTCCGCCGTCTCGCGCGGGGGGAGGAGCTTTCCCCTCTCGTCCCCTTCGCGGACTCGCCGGACGCCAAGTCGATGAGCCACGAGACCACCTTCTCGCGCGACCGCGCGGGGAAGGAAGAGCTGGAGACCACACTCCTCTGGCTCTCGGAGAGGCTCGCCCGGCGGCTCAGAAGGGAACGCCTCGCCGGGGACGTCTTCCGGATCAAGCTCCGCTTCCCCGATTTCCGGACCGTGTTGCGGAGCAGGACCTTGCCGGAGGCGACCGACGACGAGAGGACCCTCTTCCGTCTCGCCCGGGAAGAGATGGAGCGCCACAGGAAGGGGAAGCCGGTCCGCCTGATCGGTGTCGGCCTCGGCGGGCTCGCCCCGGCCGCGGCGCGCGCGCCGGAACTGGACCTGGACCGCGAGAGGAGGGCGTACCAGGGAACCCTTCCCGTCTTCGACGCGGTGCGGGACCGATACGGCGAGGGGATGCTCCGGAAAGCGAGGCTCCTGTGA
- a CDS encoding DUF72 domain-containing protein, translating into MILVGTSGFSFDDWAGVFYPPALKKEDRFAWYVRHFPTVEVNSTYYAVPSARLFEKMDRLTPEDYPIFVKAHGDVTHKREKPEETTRRLLRAVEPIRESGKLAGVLAQFPYSFRAGPEGRHYLRRVRALHPPEVPLFVEFRHAGWAGPETDRLLEEEGIGYCAVDEPPLRNLLPPEGKSIGAVGYVRFHGRNEENWWGEGGDRYDYLYTDEELKEWVDRIREMEKKTERTYVFFNNCHAGQAVRGAKRLQALLGLPLTGEEQGSLGL; encoded by the coding sequence GTGATCCTCGTCGGCACCTCCGGGTTCTCCTTCGACGACTGGGCGGGAGTCTTCTATCCTCCCGCGCTCAAGAAGGAGGACCGTTTCGCCTGGTATGTGCGGCACTTTCCCACGGTGGAGGTGAACTCCACCTACTACGCCGTCCCCTCGGCGCGCCTCTTCGAGAAGATGGACCGTCTCACTCCCGAGGACTATCCCATCTTCGTGAAGGCGCACGGCGACGTGACCCATAAAAGAGAGAAGCCGGAAGAGACGACGCGCCGCCTCCTCCGCGCGGTGGAGCCGATCCGCGAATCCGGGAAGCTGGCGGGTGTGCTCGCCCAGTTCCCCTACTCCTTCCGCGCCGGTCCGGAGGGACGCCACTATCTGCGCCGCGTCCGGGCCCTCCACCCGCCGGAGGTCCCTCTCTTCGTGGAGTTCCGCCACGCGGGCTGGGCCGGGCCGGAGACGGACCGCCTCCTCGAGGAGGAGGGGATCGGTTACTGCGCCGTGGACGAACCGCCCCTCCGCAATCTCCTCCCGCCGGAGGGGAAGTCGATCGGCGCGGTCGGATACGTCCGCTTCCACGGCCGGAACGAGGAGAACTGGTGGGGGGAGGGAGGGGACCGTTACGATTACCTCTACACCGACGAGGAACTGAAGGAGTGGGTCGACCGGATCCGCGAGATGGAGAAGAAGACGGAGAGGACCTACGTGTTCTTCAACAACTGCCACGCCGGACAGGCGGTGCGCGGGGCGAAGAGGTTGCAGGCGCTTCTCGGCCTGCCGCTCACGGGCGAGGAGCAGGGGAGCTTGGGGCTGTGA
- a CDS encoding DEAD/DEAH box helicase has translation MIDDARRAAASNNIGGRFERPEAATGSSGGGIERRAAADSPFDDLIERLRHDRRLGGRIAHVRTISAREARFAEEDFPVAAPLRRALASRGVERLYSHQGEAIAASRRGEHVTVVTGTASGKTVCYNVPVIESLIEGGGTALYLFPTKALAQDQLRTVTRLLEADPELKGRLHAGVYDGDTTQYGRRKLRDKGDLILSNPDMLHAGILPNHGSWSRFFSALRYVVLDEIHAYRGIFGSNVGNVIRRLRRIARHYGADPRFLCCSATIANPAELAERLIGAPVTVVDRDGSPRGPKRFVLWNPPFLDTVELERRSSNVEGKDLLVALVREGVPTIVFSKARVTAELIFRYAREALERREKKLADRIAVYRGGYLPEERREIERRLFEGELLAVSSTNALELGIDVGTLGASILVGFPGTIASTWQQAGRGGRARDDSIVFLVAHNDPIDQYLVRNPEWFFGRSHENAIVDPENPYILERHLRCAAHELPVGEEDEGYFGGSLRSIMELLEEFGRVTTVKERWYWATSEYPAAEISLRNMSDATYTILENVEDEKEPRSIGTVDAISAPELLYPEAIYLHEGRTYFVRELDTEQRIAFVERRDVDYYTQAIVESTIRLGETRQKDALPGAELLLSEATVAWMTTAFKKIRFYGQDSLGWGNLNLPPQELETIALGIAPDASLAETLGRFGYNLTEGLAGVRNLLQAVLPLHAMCDPSNLGGVVESSNLGRPSIFIYDRFPKGLGLAEKGFDLIDRVLADALELVRGCPCREGCPSCVGHPRPPALHFDPDLKQGFPIPDKGAAVEILERLTK, from the coding sequence GTGATCGACGACGCGCGCCGCGCCGCGGCATCGAATAACATCGGCGGCCGTTTCGAGCGTCCCGAGGCGGCGACCGGATCCTCCGGCGGCGGAATCGAGCGCCGCGCCGCGGCCGATTCCCCCTTCGACGACCTCATCGAGAGGCTCCGCCACGACCGCCGTCTCGGCGGCCGGATCGCCCACGTCCGTACGATCTCCGCGCGGGAGGCGCGCTTCGCGGAGGAGGACTTCCCCGTCGCCGCGCCGCTCAGGCGCGCCCTCGCCTCGCGCGGCGTGGAGCGCCTCTACTCGCATCAGGGAGAGGCGATCGCCGCGTCCCGGCGGGGCGAGCACGTGACGGTGGTGACCGGCACGGCGAGCGGCAAAACGGTCTGCTACAACGTGCCGGTGATCGAGTCGCTGATCGAGGGGGGAGGGACGGCGCTCTATCTCTTTCCGACAAAGGCGCTCGCCCAGGATCAGCTCCGCACCGTCACCCGCCTTCTCGAAGCGGACCCGGAGCTGAAGGGGCGTCTCCACGCCGGCGTCTACGACGGCGACACCACCCAATACGGCCGCCGCAAACTACGGGACAAGGGGGACCTGATCCTCTCCAATCCCGACATGCTCCACGCCGGCATCCTTCCCAACCACGGCTCCTGGAGCCGTTTCTTCTCGGCGCTCCGATACGTGGTGCTCGACGAGATCCACGCCTACCGCGGGATCTTCGGCTCCAACGTGGGGAACGTGATCCGCCGCCTGCGGAGGATCGCGCGGCACTACGGCGCGGACCCGCGGTTCCTCTGCTGCTCCGCCACCATCGCCAACCCGGCGGAGTTGGCGGAGAGGCTGATCGGCGCGCCGGTCACGGTGGTGGACCGGGACGGCTCGCCGCGCGGCCCCAAGCGCTTCGTCCTCTGGAACCCGCCCTTCCTGGACACCGTCGAACTGGAGAGGCGCAGCTCCAACGTGGAGGGGAAGGATCTGTTGGTCGCCCTCGTCCGCGAAGGGGTGCCGACGATCGTCTTCAGCAAGGCGCGCGTCACGGCGGAACTGATCTTTCGATACGCGCGCGAGGCGCTGGAGCGGCGCGAGAAAAAGCTCGCCGATCGGATCGCCGTCTACCGCGGCGGCTACCTGCCGGAGGAGCGCCGCGAGATCGAGAGGCGCCTCTTCGAGGGGGAACTTCTCGCCGTGTCGAGCACCAACGCGCTCGAGCTGGGGATCGACGTGGGGACTCTCGGCGCGTCGATTCTGGTCGGCTTCCCGGGGACCATCGCCAGCACGTGGCAGCAGGCGGGGCGCGGCGGCCGCGCCCGCGACGACTCGATCGTCTTTCTGGTCGCCCACAACGATCCGATCGATCAGTACCTGGTGCGGAATCCGGAGTGGTTCTTCGGCCGGTCGCACGAGAACGCAATCGTGGACCCGGAGAACCCTTACATACTGGAGAGGCACCTCCGCTGCGCCGCCCACGAACTCCCGGTCGGCGAAGAGGACGAGGGATATTTCGGCGGGTCGCTCCGATCGATCATGGAGCTGCTCGAGGAGTTCGGTCGGGTGACGACGGTGAAGGAGCGCTGGTACTGGGCGACCTCCGAATATCCTGCGGCGGAGATCTCCCTCCGCAACATGTCCGACGCGACCTACACCATTCTGGAAAACGTCGAGGACGAAAAGGAGCCGCGCAGCATCGGCACGGTCGACGCGATCAGCGCGCCGGAGCTTCTCTATCCGGAGGCGATATACCTCCATGAGGGGCGCACCTATTTCGTGCGCGAGCTGGACACGGAACAGAGGATCGCCTTCGTGGAGAGGCGGGACGTGGACTACTACACCCAGGCGATCGTGGAGTCCACCATTCGGCTGGGGGAGACGCGGCAGAAGGACGCCCTCCCCGGCGCGGAGCTGCTCCTTTCCGAGGCGACCGTCGCGTGGATGACCACCGCATTCAAAAAGATCCGTTTCTACGGGCAGGACTCCCTCGGCTGGGGAAACCTGAACCTCCCGCCCCAGGAGCTGGAGACGATCGCCCTCGGCATCGCGCCGGACGCCTCCCTCGCCGAAACGCTCGGCCGCTTCGGCTACAACCTGACCGAGGGGCTCGCGGGGGTGCGAAACCTCCTCCAGGCGGTGCTCCCCCTCCACGCGATGTGCGATCCGAGCAACCTGGGGGGCGTGGTGGAAAGCTCCAACCTGGGCCGCCCCTCGATCTTCATCTACGACCGCTTCCCCAAGGGGCTCGGCCTCGCCGAAAAAGGTTTCGATCTGATCGATCGGGTCCTCGCCGACGCGCTCGAGCTGGTGCGCGGCTGTCCCTGCCGCGAGGGTTGCCCCTCCTGCGTCGGCCATCCCCGCCCGCCCGCGCTCCACTTCGACCCCGATCTCAAGCAGGGCTTCCCGATCCCCGACAAGGGGGCGGCCGTCGAGATCCTGGAGAGGTTGACGAAGTAA
- a CDS encoding ribonuclease H-like domain-containing protein, with protein sequence MADPYRKRLSQLARRGRATSPAARPVSSAPPPCVPEGRIVESGAGAHLLVEEPASRRIAAEGGPPFPPPGEAFVFEEGGRTIETRRPVFFDLETTGFRSTPLFLSGTLGTGEDGGLVRQRFARDYSEEGSVVESTLEEIAAADCLVSFNGKSYDLPFLRARAAIHGIPFRLDLPHLDLLHAARRRWKGRFPDFRLQTLERLFHREERRDDVPGGDIPDLYHEYVRSGFEPRLMNVFRHNARDLITLARLFFLLAGGEEDEGRGGKGVA encoded by the coding sequence ATGGCGGATCCCTATCGGAAGCGGCTTTCCCAACTGGCCCGGCGCGGGCGCGCGACCTCTCCGGCGGCGCGGCCCGTTTCGAGCGCGCCGCCGCCGTGCGTCCCCGAGGGCCGGATCGTGGAGTCCGGGGCGGGAGCGCACCTTCTCGTGGAGGAGCCGGCGTCGCGGCGGATCGCCGCCGAGGGCGGGCCGCCGTTCCCCCCGCCCGGCGAGGCGTTCGTTTTCGAGGAGGGCGGCCGGACCATCGAAACGAGAAGGCCGGTTTTCTTCGATCTGGAAACCACCGGCTTTCGCTCCACGCCCCTCTTTCTATCCGGGACGCTGGGGACGGGGGAGGACGGGGGCCTCGTGAGGCAGCGTTTCGCGCGGGACTACTCCGAGGAGGGCTCGGTGGTGGAATCGACCCTGGAGGAGATCGCCGCCGCCGACTGCCTGGTCTCCTTCAACGGCAAGTCCTACGATCTCCCCTTCCTCCGCGCGCGCGCGGCGATCCACGGGATCCCCTTCCGCCTCGATCTTCCCCATCTGGACCTGCTCCACGCCGCCCGCCGGCGATGGAAGGGGCGATTCCCCGATTTCCGTTTGCAGACGCTCGAGCGGCTTTTTCACCGGGAGGAGCGCCGGGACGACGTGCCGGGGGGCGACATCCCGGATCTGTATCACGAATACGTGCGGAGCGGTTTCGAGCCGCGCCTGATGAACGTCTTTCGACACAACGCGCGCGACCTGATCACTCTGGCGCGCCTGTTCTTCCTTCTCGCCGGCGGGGAGGAAGACGAAGGAAGAGGAGGAAAGGGCGTTGCATAA
- the guaB gene encoding IMP dehydrogenase: MHNKVIGEALTFDDVLLVPMESDVIPADVDVSTRLTREIRLGVPLLSAAMDTVTEARLAIALAREGGLGVIHKNLAPREQAAMVDRVKRSESGMISNPVTLEPDRPVSEALEVMREYHISGIPITRNRKLVGILTNRDLRFVRDYAARVEELMTSENLVTAPEGTTLEEAKTILHKHKIEKLPVVDAEGYLKGLITVKDMKKRMMHPFACKDEQGRLRVGAAVGVGMDREARMEALVGVHVDVVVVDTAHGHSRNVIRAVEEIKKLYPSVQVIAGNVATADAVKALIHAGADAVKVGIGPGASCTTRVVAGVGVPQLTAIEECASAAVKNDVPVIADGGVKYSGDVAKAIAAGAESVMMGSLFAGTKESPGEMILFEGRYFKVYRGMGSLAAMREGSKDRYFQEGVESDSKLVPEGVEGRVPYRGPLADTVFQLIGGLRASMGYCGAGTIEEFHKRARFVRVTSAGVRESHPHDMTVTQEAPNYSRPASG; this comes from the coding sequence TTGCATAACAAGGTGATCGGTGAGGCTCTCACCTTCGACGACGTGCTGCTGGTGCCGATGGAATCGGACGTGATACCGGCGGACGTGGATGTCTCCACGCGGCTCACGCGGGAGATCCGTCTCGGCGTGCCCCTCCTCTCAGCCGCCATGGACACGGTGACCGAGGCGCGCCTCGCCATCGCCCTCGCCCGCGAGGGAGGGCTCGGCGTCATCCACAAGAATCTCGCCCCGCGCGAGCAGGCGGCGATGGTGGACCGCGTGAAACGGTCCGAGAGCGGCATGATCTCCAATCCGGTCACCCTCGAGCCGGATCGTCCCGTCTCGGAGGCGCTGGAGGTGATGCGCGAGTACCACATCTCCGGTATCCCGATCACGCGGAACCGGAAGCTGGTCGGCATCCTCACCAACCGGGATCTGCGCTTCGTTCGGGACTACGCCGCCCGAGTGGAGGAGCTGATGACCAGCGAGAATCTGGTCACCGCGCCGGAAGGGACCACGCTCGAGGAAGCGAAGACGATTCTTCACAAGCATAAAATCGAGAAGCTTCCCGTCGTGGACGCCGAGGGCTACCTGAAGGGGCTCATCACCGTGAAGGACATGAAGAAGCGGATGATGCACCCCTTCGCCTGTAAGGACGAGCAGGGACGGCTCCGGGTGGGCGCCGCCGTCGGCGTCGGTATGGACCGGGAGGCGCGGATGGAGGCGTTGGTGGGCGTTCACGTGGACGTGGTCGTGGTGGACACCGCCCACGGCCATTCCCGGAACGTGATCCGCGCGGTGGAGGAGATCAAGAAGCTCTATCCGAGCGTGCAGGTGATCGCCGGGAACGTGGCCACCGCCGACGCGGTCAAGGCGCTGATCCATGCGGGCGCGGACGCGGTGAAGGTGGGGATCGGGCCGGGGGCGAGCTGCACCACCCGCGTGGTGGCGGGCGTGGGCGTCCCCCAGCTGACCGCGATCGAGGAGTGCGCCTCCGCGGCCGTCAAGAACGACGTGCCGGTGATCGCCGACGGCGGCGTGAAATACTCCGGTGACGTGGCGAAGGCGATCGCCGCAGGCGCCGAATCGGTGATGATGGGGAGCCTCTTCGCCGGCACCAAGGAGAGCCCGGGTGAGATGATTCTCTTCGAGGGGCGGTACTTCAAGGTGTACCGCGGCATGGGCTCGTTGGCGGCGATGCGGGAGGGCTCGAAGGACCGCTACTTCCAGGAGGGAGTGGAGTCGGATTCGAAGCTGGTGCCGGAGGGGGTGGAGGGGCGCGTCCCTTACCGCGGGCCCTTGGCGGATACGGTGTTCCAACTCATCGGCGGTCTCCGCGCCAGCATGGGGTACTGCGGCGCCGGCACCATCGAGGAGTTCCACAAGAGGGCGCGCTTCGTACGGGTGACGAGCGCCGGCGTGAGGGAGAGCCATCCCCACGACATGACGGTCACCCAGGAAGCGCCCAATTACAGCCGGCCCGCGTCCGGCTGA
- a CDS encoding acyltransferase, protein MQVGYIQFAPEFGETARNLEALERIAREHAKGADLLVLPELAGTGYLFTSREETLRFAEPFPDGPTAQCFARVARETGAVVVGGFAERDGDRAFNSAALVRPDGTGHIYRKAQLFKDEKSFFEPGDTPFEPVEAGGVKLGLMVCFDWYYPEVARLLALRGAHILCHPSNLVLPYCPESMKTRCLENRVFAVTCNRTGSDRRGDRELHFIGMSQITGPDGSIILRAPRDGVHVGIAEIDPSLAENKDITGNNVWTEDRRRDLFGGLTE, encoded by the coding sequence ATGCAGGTCGGATACATCCAATTCGCGCCGGAGTTCGGTGAAACGGCGAGGAACCTGGAGGCTTTGGAAAGAATCGCGAGGGAGCACGCGAAAGGGGCGGATCTTCTCGTGCTCCCGGAGCTGGCCGGAACGGGCTATCTGTTCACGTCGCGGGAGGAGACGCTTCGCTTCGCCGAGCCTTTCCCCGACGGGCCGACGGCGCAATGCTTCGCCCGCGTCGCCCGGGAAACGGGGGCGGTGGTGGTGGGCGGTTTCGCGGAGCGCGACGGTGACCGGGCGTTCAACTCGGCGGCTCTCGTCCGTCCCGACGGAACCGGCCACATTTACAGGAAGGCGCAGCTCTTTAAGGACGAAAAGAGCTTCTTCGAGCCCGGGGACACGCCGTTCGAGCCGGTGGAGGCGGGCGGCGTGAAACTGGGCCTCATGGTCTGCTTCGACTGGTATTACCCGGAGGTGGCCCGGCTGCTCGCGTTACGGGGCGCCCACATTCTCTGCCATCCCTCCAATCTGGTGCTCCCCTATTGCCCCGAATCGATGAAGACGCGCTGCCTGGAGAACCGGGTTTTCGCGGTGACCTGCAACCGGACCGGATCGGACCGGCGCGGCGATCGCGAGCTTCACTTCATCGGGATGAGTCAGATCACCGGCCCGGACGGATCGATCATCCTGCGCGCTCCGCGGGACGGCGTGCACGTGGGGATCGCGGAGATCGACCCGTCTCTGGCGGAAAACAAGGACATCACGGGAAACAACGTCTGGACGGAAGATCGGCGCCGTGATCTTTTCGGTGGACTGACGGAGTAG
- a CDS encoding SGNH/GDSL hydrolase family protein translates to MKHASSLLLCAGSTLLVLIGAELALRALDLPKAYRIPRPDDEYARALTHEKSSIPGLAYELRRTGDLPGSTNPLGIRDTVDILDKPRGTRRIVCLGDSFTYGLGVGVTECYAKRLEHHLGGVPRGWQVLNLGVGGYCSRDEACVFLHKIPLFDPDLVIVGYALNDPDTENTGGLHNFFRHHPASHRLHLFRLGKGALRRIGKWRWGGYIPYMHRDEHYWGSVREAFRVMGDCAARRELPVLLVIFPVPPRGDRDCWQSYPYEWVHEQVRDEGLKNAFDVIDLLPVFRAHSGDSLRLSAADAHPSPYAHDLAGERIARTVLERFDGEPGRVRE, encoded by the coding sequence ATGAAACACGCCTCCTCCCTTCTCCTCTGCGCGGGCTCGACGCTTCTCGTCCTCATCGGCGCCGAACTCGCCCTGCGCGCTCTCGATCTTCCCAAGGCCTATCGCATCCCCAGGCCGGACGACGAATACGCCCGCGCGCTGACGCATGAAAAGTCCTCCATCCCCGGCCTCGCCTACGAGCTGCGCCGCACCGGCGATCTCCCCGGTTCGACGAATCCCCTCGGAATCCGCGACACCGTGGACATCCTCGACAAACCGAGAGGAACGCGGCGGATCGTGTGCCTCGGCGATTCCTTCACTTACGGCCTGGGCGTCGGCGTGACGGAATGCTACGCCAAACGGCTGGAACACCACCTGGGGGGCGTCCCACGCGGCTGGCAGGTTCTGAACCTCGGGGTGGGCGGCTACTGCAGCCGGGACGAGGCGTGCGTCTTCCTGCACAAGATCCCCCTTTTCGATCCCGACCTGGTCATCGTCGGTTATGCGCTGAACGACCCGGACACGGAGAACACCGGCGGCCTGCACAATTTCTTCCGGCACCATCCGGCATCGCACCGGCTCCATCTTTTCCGCCTGGGAAAAGGGGCGCTGCGCCGAATCGGGAAGTGGCGGTGGGGCGGGTACATCCCCTACATGCACCGGGACGAACACTACTGGGGGAGCGTGCGCGAGGCTTTCCGCGTGATGGGGGACTGCGCGGCCCGGCGGGAACTCCCGGTCCTCCTCGTCATTTTCCCGGTGCCGCCCCGAGGAGATCGGGACTGTTGGCAATCCTACCCCTATGAGTGGGTTCACGAGCAGGTGCGGGACGAGGGGCTGAAAAACGCTTTCGACGTGATCGATCTTCTCCCGGTTTTCCGCGCCCACTCCGGCGATTCGCTCCGCTTGAGCGCCGCCGACGCCCACCCTTCGCCTTACGCGCACGATCTCGCGGGAGAGAGAATCGCCAGGACCGTCCTCGAGCGTTTCGACGGCGAACCCGGGCGCGTGAGAGAATAG
- the cdaA gene encoding diadenylate cyclase CdaA — translation MGDLQFRIYDVIDFAVVWFLLYRLLLVVKGTRASQMFVGLALIYLVSAVADVFQLTGLNRIFSSLKTVWLVGFVILFQPELRRALSQVGQGRIFRIFLKIEAIESMDEIAKAVQVMARKRIGGLIVIVRQAALRNIIETGHRVDGKVTAEMIVTVFTNYSPLHDGALVIQNDRIAAAGCILPLSQDRTQTANTGTRHRAALGLAEETDAIVIVVSEETGAISIANRGVIRRVADDRELVERVTRIVQAGKKGEVEEEES, via the coding sequence GTGGGCGACCTCCAGTTCCGGATCTACGACGTAATCGACTTCGCCGTGGTCTGGTTCCTACTCTACCGCCTCCTGTTGGTGGTCAAGGGAACCCGCGCCTCCCAGATGTTCGTCGGCCTCGCCCTCATCTACCTGGTCTCCGCGGTGGCGGACGTCTTCCAGCTCACCGGCCTGAACCGGATTTTCTCGAGCCTGAAAACCGTTTGGCTCGTCGGTTTCGTGATCCTCTTCCAGCCCGAACTCAGGCGCGCCCTCTCCCAGGTCGGCCAGGGCAGGATCTTCCGGATCTTCCTGAAGATCGAGGCGATCGAGAGCATGGACGAGATCGCGAAGGCGGTGCAGGTGATGGCCCGCAAGCGGATCGGCGGGCTCATCGTGATCGTCCGTCAGGCGGCGCTCCGCAACATCATCGAAACGGGACACCGCGTCGACGGCAAGGTGACGGCGGAGATGATCGTCACCGTATTCACCAACTACTCGCCCCTCCATGATGGAGCGCTGGTGATTCAGAACGACCGGATCGCCGCCGCCGGCTGCATCCTCCCCCTCTCCCAGGACCGCACCCAGACCGCCAACACCGGCACGCGTCACCGCGCCGCCCTCGGCCTCGCCGAGGAGACCGACGCGATCGTGATCGTCGTCAGCGAGGAGACGGGCGCCATCTCCATCGCCAACCGCGGCGTGATCCGCCGCGTCGCCGACGACAGGGAGTTGGTGGAGCGGGTCACCCGCATCGTGCAGGCGGGAAAGAAGGGCGAAGTGGAGGAGGAGGAAAGCTAG
- the folP gene encoding dihydropteroate synthase, with amino-acid sequence MGILNVTPDSFSDGGEFFAFDRAVERGVRLAAEGADLIDVGGESTRPGAEEVSVEMETRRVVPVIRELRGAVEKPISVDTRKAAVARMAVRAGATVLNDVTGLAHDPNLARIAAEAGADLVLNHMRGTPETMQTAPRYDDVVTEVYDDLARSAEIAIASGVAEDKIVIDPGIGFGKRLEDNLALLRHLGEFRSLGFPVLVGPSRKSFIGHLLGLPVEERLEATLGACVAAARNGADILRVHDVRAVIRAVRTAEAIERSEE; translated from the coding sequence ATGGGGATCCTGAACGTCACCCCCGACTCCTTCAGCGACGGCGGCGAGTTCTTCGCCTTCGACCGGGCGGTGGAGCGGGGTGTGCGGCTCGCCGCGGAGGGGGCGGACCTGATCGACGTGGGGGGGGAATCGACGCGGCCCGGCGCCGAGGAGGTGTCGGTGGAGATGGAAACCCGGCGCGTCGTCCCGGTGATCCGGGAGCTGCGCGGCGCGGTGGAAAAGCCGATCTCGGTGGACACGCGGAAGGCGGCGGTGGCGCGCATGGCGGTGAGGGCCGGCGCGACGGTGCTGAACGACGTGACCGGCCTCGCCCACGATCCGAACCTCGCGCGGATCGCCGCCGAGGCGGGCGCGGATTTGGTGCTCAACCACATGCGGGGCACACCGGAAACGATGCAGACGGCGCCGCGATACGACGACGTGGTAACGGAAGTATATGACGATCTCGCCCGCAGCGCGGAGATTGCGATTGCATCCGGCGTGGCGGAGGATAAGATCGTGATCGATCCGGGCATCGGCTTCGGCAAGCGGCTGGAGGACAACCTGGCGCTCCTCCGGCACCTGGGCGAGTTCCGATCCCTGGGTTTCCCGGTCCTCGTCGGACCGTCGCGCAAGTCCTTCATCGGCCATCTTCTCGGTCTTCCGGTGGAGGAGCGGCTCGAGGCGACCCTCGGTGCCTGCGTGGCGGCGGCGCGGAACGGCGCCGATATTCTGCGGGTCCACGACGTGCGCGCCGTGATCCGCGCGGTCCGTACGGCGGAAGCGATCGAGCGTTCGGAGGAGTGA